A region from the Mucilaginibacter sp. CSA2-8R genome encodes:
- a CDS encoding 6-bladed beta-propeller, with translation MNEIIGHDNYRYRVNNNWTQADAAKYPVNNCHEIVIAKNGWLYMITDEVKNNVLVYSKDGQIVSAWGNEFPGGHGLTIHDENGTEYLYITDTVRHEVIKTDLKGQIISVYGYPKQIPNYTAAEEYKPTETAVAANGDLYITDGYGHQFVIQYDHAGNYIRHWGGKGTSDEQFDCAHGIAIDQRYSEPTLLITSRNHNALKRFTMNGQYLETISLPGSFVCRPVLYNKNVYAAVFRSEHNQNFGSGYITVLDEHNCVVSTPGGTEPIYVDGILQPQKQAQQAFIHPHDVCIDADENIYVTQWNSGKIYPSFLERVI, from the coding sequence ATGAACGAAATAATTGGACACGATAACTACCGCTATCGCGTCAATAATAATTGGACCCAGGCTGATGCAGCAAAGTATCCTGTTAACAATTGTCATGAAATAGTTATAGCTAAAAATGGGTGGTTGTATATGATAACTGATGAGGTTAAAAACAACGTACTTGTTTATTCAAAGGATGGTCAAATTGTCTCTGCTTGGGGTAATGAATTTCCGGGTGGTCATGGCCTCACTATCCATGACGAAAACGGCACGGAATACTTATATATTACAGATACCGTACGACATGAGGTGATCAAGACAGATTTAAAAGGCCAGATTATTTCTGTTTACGGCTATCCTAAGCAAATACCAAATTACACCGCTGCTGAAGAGTACAAACCGACAGAAACCGCTGTTGCAGCTAATGGCGACCTATATATAACCGATGGTTATGGACACCAATTTGTTATACAATATGACCATGCAGGCAATTACATCAGGCACTGGGGCGGAAAAGGAACGAGTGATGAGCAATTTGATTGTGCCCATGGAATAGCCATTGATCAACGTTATAGCGAACCTACATTATTGATCACATCGCGCAATCATAACGCTTTAAAGCGGTTTACCATGAATGGGCAGTACTTAGAAACTATTTCGTTACCGGGATCTTTTGTTTGCAGGCCTGTTTTATACAATAAAAACGTATATGCTGCAGTGTTCAGGTCAGAACACAATCAAAATTTCGGATCGGGATATATTACCGTTCTTGACGAGCATAATTGTGTAGTATCTACTCCGGGAGGAACGGAACCTATTTATGTAGATGGCATACTACAACCACAAAAGCAAGCGCAGCAAGCTTTCATACATCCTCATGATGTATGTATTGATGCTGACGAAAATATTTACGTTACACAGTGGAATTCAGGTAAAATTTATCCTTCTTTTCTTGAAAGAGTAATTTAA
- a CDS encoding MFS transporter, producing MNNSQSNTPAYSWALVAMLWVVAFLNYFDRNLITSMHDPVVADFKLNDSQFGLLTTMFLLSYGVLSPLGGYFADNYGRKKVICFSVAVWSAVTLWTGFVGSFHEMLVARVVMGLSEACYIPAALALITEYHHGRTRSLATGLHMSGLYVGLALGGLGGFIAEYWGWRHGFQLFGLIGVAYSVVLVIFLKDKPMPQSNSNTETKSSNLFQIFKELFAVRSFLVLMFYFCVLGIVNWLIYAWLPTFLKDHFHLGLGEAGISATGYMQIGSFAGILIGGLVADRWSKINERSRLYVVIIGFTIGAPFLFLMASTHLLLLAIAAMIVYGLARGFNDANLMPILCQVIDNRYIATGYGFLNFLSTIVGGLMVYAGGMLKDAQIDLSVIYQVSAVLMLLASLSLLLVKVQTQKLSSE from the coding sequence ATGAACAATTCCCAATCTAACACACCTGCTTACTCCTGGGCTTTGGTAGCCATGTTGTGGGTAGTTGCGTTTTTAAATTATTTTGACCGAAACCTAATCACATCCATGCACGACCCAGTTGTGGCCGACTTCAAGCTTAATGATTCGCAGTTTGGGCTTTTAACCACTATGTTTTTGCTGTCTTATGGCGTTCTGAGTCCGCTTGGCGGCTATTTTGCCGATAACTACGGTCGCAAAAAAGTAATCTGTTTTAGCGTTGCGGTTTGGTCGGCCGTAACGCTTTGGACAGGCTTTGTTGGTTCTTTTCATGAAATGCTGGTAGCCCGAGTGGTGATGGGTTTGAGTGAGGCCTGCTATATTCCGGCAGCCTTGGCATTAATAACCGAATACCACCACGGCAGAACGCGCTCACTTGCCACAGGTCTGCACATGAGCGGATTGTATGTCGGGCTTGCACTGGGTGGTTTGGGCGGCTTTATTGCTGAGTATTGGGGCTGGCGGCACGGTTTCCAATTATTCGGGTTGATTGGTGTTGCCTATTCTGTGGTGCTAGTGATTTTTTTAAAAGACAAGCCTATGCCGCAAAGCAACAGCAACACCGAAACTAAATCATCCAACTTATTCCAAATATTTAAAGAGTTGTTCGCAGTACGCTCGTTTTTGGTACTCATGTTTTATTTCTGTGTATTGGGCATTGTAAACTGGCTAATCTATGCCTGGCTCCCTACCTTTTTAAAAGACCATTTTCATTTGGGATTAGGTGAAGCAGGAATATCGGCAACGGGTTATATGCAGATTGGGTCTTTTGCAGGTATTTTGATAGGCGGCCTTGTTGCCGACCGCTGGTCGAAAATTAATGAACGCAGTCGTTTATATGTTGTTATCATAGGTTTTACTATTGGAGCTCCATTTCTGTTTTTAATGGCCAGCACGCACCTGTTGCTACTTGCCATTGCTGCTATGATTGTATATGGATTGGCACGTGGCTTTAATGACGCCAACCTGATGCCAATTTTATGCCAAGTGATTGATAACCGTTACATCGCTACTGGATACGGATTTTTAAATTTTTTAAGTACCATAGTCGGCGGATTGATGGTATACGCAGGCGGCATGTTAAAAGACGCTCAAATTGATCTTTCTGTTATTTACCAGGTGTCAGCCGTTTTAATGTTGCTGGCTAGCCTTTCACTTCTATTAGTAAAAGTTCAAACTCAAAAATTATCATCCGAATGA
- a CDS encoding galactose oxidase: protein MSNRRQGNDYCGSVRFSWGGQKRCEGWQNNLAYFLLDKPNGRWRVAGVLPVKSGYGVSVTWKNHLICAGGSNEAGHLRKVFAVSYQAEKLAVDTLPDLPFALANSSGAIAGNIFYVAGGITSLDDKRCSTAFLSLDLSLPASKQHWRMLDTWPGPPRMLAVAGSIDNSFYLFSGAELVDAGNGTSKRRYLDDAYKYEPSKGWHKLAKMPWPAVAAPTPVYASGESMLIIFGGDDGQLAERADLKETHPGFNVHILNYLVKKNQWEVSSNIPVSKNDNSITNPNESLWAPVTVSSVIWNGKIVFPGGEVRPAVRTPRVRVATPVKR from the coding sequence ATGAGTAACCGCCGCCAGGGAAATGATTACTGCGGTTCCGTTCGCTTTAGCTGGGGCGGGCAAAAACGCTGTGAGGGTTGGCAAAACAACCTTGCTTACTTTTTGTTAGATAAGCCTAACGGACGGTGGCGGGTTGCCGGGGTGTTACCTGTAAAATCCGGATACGGCGTATCAGTAACTTGGAAAAACCATTTAATTTGTGCAGGCGGCAGCAATGAGGCCGGGCACCTTCGCAAAGTATTTGCCGTATCATACCAAGCTGAAAAATTGGCTGTTGATACGTTGCCTGATTTACCCTTTGCACTTGCCAACAGTTCGGGCGCTATTGCCGGAAACATATTTTATGTAGCCGGCGGCATAACAAGCCTTGATGACAAGCGTTGTTCTACTGCGTTTTTGTCGCTCGACCTTTCCTTGCCAGCATCTAAACAGCATTGGAGGATGCTGGATACATGGCCTGGGCCACCACGTATGCTGGCCGTAGCAGGTTCTATTGATAATTCATTTTATTTGTTTAGTGGCGCCGAACTCGTAGACGCTGGCAATGGTACAAGTAAACGCCGGTATTTAGACGATGCTTACAAATACGAACCGAGTAAAGGCTGGCACAAACTTGCCAAAATGCCTTGGCCTGCAGTTGCGGCCCCTACCCCGGTTTACGCGTCGGGCGAAAGCATGCTGATCATTTTTGGAGGTGACGACGGGCAATTGGCTGAGCGCGCCGATTTAAAAGAAACCCATCCCGGCTTCAATGTGCATATATTAAATTACCTCGTCAAAAAAAATCAATGGGAAGTTAGCTCAAATATACCTGTCAGCAAAAATGATAACAGCATCACTAACCCTAACGAAAGTTTGTGGGCACCTGTTACAGTATCTTCGGTAATTTGGAACGGAAAAATTGTTTTTCCGGGCGGCGAAGTGCGCCCTGCTGTTCGTACACCGCGGGTACGGGTAGCCACCCCAGTTAAACGTTAA
- a CDS encoding alpha/beta hydrolase, whose amino-acid sequence MARELNTRGIAAFVLKYRLPSDEIMQNREIGPLQDAQRAIQIVRQRAAEWHIAPNKIGIAGFSAGGHLASTLSTHYTKAVVDNPDKISLRPDFSILVYPVISFQDSLVHKGSKKALIGENASAEKVMEYSNEMQVTADTPPAFLIHSENDKVVPVTNSINYFNALHAHGVKAEMHIYQGGGHGYGMNNATTKDRWMDHLYNWLQANQLLPL is encoded by the coding sequence GTGGCGCGCGAGTTAAATACCCGGGGTATAGCTGCCTTTGTATTGAAGTACAGGCTGCCAAGTGACGAGATTATGCAAAACCGTGAGATTGGCCCGTTGCAGGACGCACAACGTGCTATACAAATAGTGCGGCAGCGTGCGGCAGAATGGCATATTGCACCCAACAAAATCGGCATTGCCGGATTTTCGGCCGGAGGGCATTTAGCTTCAACGTTATCAACGCATTACACTAAAGCGGTTGTAGATAATCCTGACAAGATTAGCTTGAGGCCGGATTTTTCAATATTGGTTTATCCAGTTATCAGTTTTCAGGACAGCTTGGTACATAAAGGATCTAAAAAGGCACTGATCGGCGAGAATGCCAGTGCCGAAAAGGTAATGGAGTATTCGAATGAAATGCAGGTAACTGCCGACACGCCGCCTGCATTTTTGATACACAGCGAAAACGATAAAGTAGTACCGGTGACCAACAGTATTAATTATTTTAATGCTTTGCATGCTCATGGTGTAAAGGCCGAAATGCATATATATCAAGGCGGCGGGCATGGCTATGGTATGAACAATGCCACTACAAAAGATAGATGGATGGATCACCTTTATAATTGGCTGCAGGCAAACCAACTTTTGCCTTTATAA
- a CDS encoding ATP-grasp domain-containing protein: MKVAVLYQAQQPPAQEGILKPMKPGGYSDSSADIACTLQNSGVCVVTPEQYPDIEKDLDWTFPDTYVGIQQAISAGADCIWLNTVLYQEHPIKQFLGLHVVGQQPSAVDKYDDKWYTNYMLRKSGLPIPKAELITYDSFKHTKPDVLPPLVAKPIRGRGSEGVTLVSDLSEYRNVLTALFKQDRFGTAVYIEEYLSGEEITITVMPSGNYEVKGHQIKMAMPWCLPGVKRFNHQNGIAPYNGTIAVIYNSQVLTDQEEGSSLVKDLYSNCIEAATLVELKAPIRIDCRANRQGEYFMFDLNMKPNMTGPSRPHRSNQDSLTALAARKMGWDYRNLLINILNQSWQIS, translated from the coding sequence ATGAAAGTTGCGGTTTTGTACCAAGCACAACAACCACCGGCACAAGAGGGTATACTGAAACCCATGAAGCCGGGCGGCTATTCCGATAGTAGTGCAGATATAGCCTGTACTTTGCAAAATTCAGGCGTTTGCGTAGTCACGCCTGAACAATATCCTGATATAGAGAAAGATTTGGATTGGACGTTTCCTGATACTTATGTTGGAATTCAGCAAGCTATTAGCGCTGGTGCGGATTGTATTTGGTTAAATACAGTGCTCTACCAAGAGCATCCGATTAAACAGTTCTTGGGCCTGCATGTTGTCGGTCAACAGCCCTCAGCAGTGGATAAATATGATGATAAATGGTATACTAATTATATGCTGAGAAAAAGTGGGTTGCCCATTCCCAAAGCAGAGCTTATCACCTACGATTCCTTTAAACATACCAAGCCTGATGTTTTACCTCCTTTAGTTGCCAAACCGATTAGGGGGCGTGGCAGTGAAGGTGTGACTTTAGTTTCGGATTTGAGTGAATATAGAAATGTTTTGACTGCGCTATTTAAACAGGATCGATTTGGCACTGCAGTTTATATTGAAGAATACTTGTCTGGCGAGGAAATCACTATTACAGTAATGCCATCGGGAAATTATGAAGTTAAGGGGCATCAGATTAAAATGGCAATGCCGTGGTGTCTTCCTGGTGTAAAGCGGTTTAACCATCAAAACGGCATTGCACCGTACAACGGCACCATTGCCGTAATTTATAACAGCCAGGTCTTAACAGACCAGGAAGAGGGTTCTTCACTTGTTAAAGATCTTTACTCAAATTGCATTGAAGCGGCAACATTGGTTGAACTGAAAGCTCCCATTCGAATAGATTGTAGAGCGAACAGACAAGGTGAATACTTTATGTTTGACCTAAATATGAAGCCCAACATGACTGGTCCTTCTAGGCCCCATCGGAGTAATCAAGATAGTTTGACAGCTTTAGCCGCTCGGAAGATGGGTTGGGATTATCGTAATCTCTTGATCAACATATTAAATCAAAGCTGGCAGATTAGTTAA
- a CDS encoding TonB-dependent receptor yields the protein MNLNLLPTYTWRNKFLKITINSAFIAVVASGSALANTGSIPNKSAAIVLPSKNPLTPFTTRVLQVMKVTGKVTDANGQGLPGVTVKVKGANINAVTDAQGNYAINVPDNNSVLVFTYLGFTAREVAVNGQTVVDVQLKDENKNLNEVVVVGFGTQKKINLTGSVATVNAAELENRPITQASQALAGLAPGVQVVQGSSRPGNDGASITIRGIGSFGAGRSPLVLIDGIAGSIDDVAPDNIGSISVLKDAASAAIYGNRGANGVILIQTKRGKAGATQIAYNNYLGWEKVTELPQFVNSATYAQLTGASPDVVAKYASGADPDNYPNIYHLKDLLNSGSGFQQYHNVSFSGGEGRHTYLFSTSYRDLNGITAETSNKRWDILANIDSRLTDKLTLKTSITGFTRTELQPQANYGGIGAIIGYAVREPNTIAGRKSDGTYGHQDNYSPEGWLDSQGFSQYKAKNFYGNTQLTWEILKGLSLTGTAGYHYYNGFGTTYNADLQLDKNLYVGPNSLSNNYTEGHEVTLNSILKYNHSFKNHNLNVLLVYQQEEHRDDSFNAFRDRFPNNLLYELDLGSTANQQNGGSANEYALISYIGRINYDYKGKYLLELDANYNGSSRFASGNRYGFFPGVSAGWVISEESFIKNKQTWIDLLKLRASYGSLGNGNINNYPYQYVINTGSRYTFGGTLVNGAAVNNAANPNIKWETTTTTDLGIDFGFWRGKLTGSIGVYNRTAKDILYNVPVSTTLGLGAPTINAGSLRNRGLETNLTYNIKKGGFTLALSPNFSYNKQKVTEIAGNIQRVIPDFFVGQPMNPIYGYVADGLFRDANDVANYPTQPTAGQPGSIRFKDISGPNGVPDGKVDATYDRTIIGYKNPTTSYGLLINSGYKGFDFSALFAGLGGYTEQMGSYMAFAYYNGGNIQQWQADNAWTTANPDPNAKYPRITSLGQGSANVQTNSYWNRSGTFIRLKNLQIGYTLSPSLTKKLHLSKLRVFAGGQNLFKWDKFYTGWDPENMQGSGDQPNYYPITAIYTFGFNVKL from the coding sequence ATGAATTTAAATTTACTACCCACTTATACCTGGCGTAACAAATTTTTGAAGATAACTATAAATTCCGCTTTTATAGCGGTTGTTGCATCAGGAAGCGCCTTAGCAAATACCGGAAGCATCCCAAACAAGTCTGCTGCGATAGTCCTCCCCTCTAAAAATCCGCTTACGCCTTTTACCACACGCGTCCTCCAGGTGATGAAGGTAACTGGTAAGGTAACCGATGCTAATGGGCAGGGCTTACCCGGCGTTACTGTTAAAGTGAAAGGAGCCAACATTAATGCAGTAACAGACGCTCAAGGTAATTATGCAATTAACGTACCCGACAACAATAGTGTCTTAGTTTTTACCTACCTGGGTTTTACAGCCCGGGAGGTAGCTGTAAACGGACAAACTGTAGTTGATGTACAATTAAAAGACGAGAATAAAAATTTAAATGAGGTTGTTGTAGTAGGCTTTGGTACGCAAAAAAAAATTAACCTGACCGGCTCTGTAGCTACCGTAAACGCTGCCGAGTTGGAAAACCGCCCTATTACTCAGGCATCTCAGGCATTGGCAGGGCTGGCACCTGGCGTACAAGTGGTGCAAGGCAGTAGTCGCCCGGGTAACGATGGTGCATCTATTACTATCAGAGGCATTGGGTCATTCGGTGCAGGCAGATCTCCGCTTGTTTTGATTGACGGTATAGCCGGATCTATTGATGATGTTGCGCCGGATAATATTGGCAGCATCAGTGTATTAAAGGATGCCGCATCTGCAGCTATTTATGGTAACCGCGGTGCAAACGGCGTAATATTAATTCAAACCAAGCGCGGCAAAGCGGGTGCAACTCAAATTGCATACAACAACTATTTAGGCTGGGAAAAAGTTACTGAGCTGCCGCAATTTGTTAACTCAGCAACCTATGCTCAGCTTACCGGAGCAAGCCCTGACGTAGTAGCTAAATATGCAAGTGGTGCCGACCCCGATAATTACCCTAACATTTACCATTTAAAAGATTTGTTAAACTCGGGGTCCGGTTTCCAGCAGTATCATAACGTTAGTTTTTCGGGCGGCGAAGGCAGGCATACTTATTTGTTTTCTACCAGTTACCGGGATTTAAATGGCATCACTGCCGAAACCAGCAATAAACGATGGGATATATTAGCTAATATTGATAGCCGTTTAACTGATAAACTTACATTAAAAACCAGCATTACTGGTTTTACCCGAACTGAGCTTCAGCCACAAGCTAATTATGGAGGCATTGGAGCAATTATAGGATATGCTGTACGCGAACCTAATACTATAGCGGGCAGAAAATCAGACGGTACTTATGGTCATCAGGATAATTACTCGCCCGAGGGATGGCTGGATAGCCAGGGCTTTAGTCAATATAAAGCTAAAAACTTTTACGGAAACACGCAGCTAACCTGGGAAATATTAAAAGGTCTTAGCTTAACCGGTACAGCTGGCTATCACTATTATAACGGTTTTGGAACAACTTATAATGCAGACTTGCAGCTGGACAAAAATTTGTACGTTGGTCCGAACAGTTTAAGTAATAATTATACCGAAGGTCATGAAGTAACCTTAAATAGTATATTAAAGTATAACCACTCGTTTAAAAACCATAACTTAAACGTATTGCTGGTATACCAGCAAGAAGAACACCGTGATGATAGTTTTAATGCTTTCCGCGATCGTTTCCCTAATAACCTTTTATACGAATTAGATCTTGGCTCTACAGCCAATCAGCAAAACGGTGGCTCGGCCAACGAGTATGCCTTAATATCTTACATTGGGCGTATCAATTATGACTATAAGGGAAAATATTTGCTTGAATTAGATGCAAACTACAACGGCTCATCAAGATTTGCATCCGGAAATCGCTATGGCTTTTTTCCTGGTGTATCAGCCGGTTGGGTAATTTCAGAAGAGTCATTCATTAAAAACAAGCAAACCTGGATTGACCTGTTAAAATTAAGAGCATCTTATGGATCATTGGGTAACGGAAATATTAATAACTACCCTTATCAATATGTTATCAACACAGGATCTCGATATACCTTTGGCGGAACATTAGTAAACGGCGCTGCCGTAAACAATGCAGCTAATCCAAACATCAAGTGGGAAACAACAACGACTACGGATTTGGGTATCGACTTTGGCTTTTGGAGAGGTAAGTTAACCGGTAGCATAGGTGTTTATAACCGTACAGCTAAGGATATTTTATATAACGTTCCCGTTTCTACCACACTCGGGCTTGGTGCACCAACTATTAACGCCGGCTCCCTGCGCAACCGTGGTTTAGAAACTAACCTGACTTATAATATTAAAAAAGGTGGGTTTACTTTAGCACTGAGTCCAAATTTTTCTTACAATAAGCAAAAGGTTACTGAAATTGCCGGAAACATACAGCGTGTAATCCCTGACTTTTTTGTTGGCCAACCTATGAACCCTATTTACGGGTATGTAGCTGACGGCTTATTCCGTGATGCTAACGATGTAGCTAATTATCCTACTCAACCAACTGCAGGGCAGCCTGGTAGCATACGCTTTAAAGATATAAGCGGACCTAATGGCGTACCTGACGGCAAAGTAGATGCCACCTATGATCGTACTATTATAGGTTATAAAAACCCAACTACTTCCTATGGTTTATTAATTAATTCAGGCTATAAAGGATTCGACTTCTCTGCTTTATTTGCAGGCCTAGGAGGCTATACGGAGCAAATGGGCTCATATATGGCATTTGCCTACTACAATGGCGGCAACATCCAGCAGTGGCAGGCAGATAATGCGTGGACTACCGCCAATCCTGATCCTAATGCAAAATATCCGCGTATTACCAGCCTTGGGCAGGGTAGTGCTAACGTACAAACCAATTCGTATTGGAACAGGTCAGGCACCTTCATTAGGTTGAAAAACTTACAAATTGGTTATACGCTGTCACCATCACTCACCAAAAAGCTACATCTGTCAAAATTAAGAGTATTTGCAGGTGGTCAGAATTTATTTAAATGGGATAAATTTTACACCGGCTGGGATCCTGAAAACATGCAGGGGTCAGGCGACCAACCTAACTATTATCCTATCACTGCGATTTATACGTTTGGTTTTAACGTAAAACTTTAA
- a CDS encoding RagB/SusD family nutrient uptake outer membrane protein, which translates to MKKIFNIKLLLKTSVALGVAMAFTTGCKKNFLDRQPLSAISDATFWKTANDATLALNGVYDTGAGFTNYNFWSGLGMINLDLAAGNGSEKESLPDNITNGALNTANGVTGTYYSSSYRQIARCNNFLANIGQVPMDASTKNIMIAEVRAIRAYDYFNLALYFGDVPLVQKLLSTAEANSVTRTPKADVWAFCETELKAAATALPNTVPAAQQGHMTAASTLAILGRLQMAQKKWTDAATTYKAIIDMNAYSIDSRYRELFLNAGENSPEVLLSMQYIRDTYSHALLQYLTPETWGGWHQFSPFNELVKDFECIDGRPITQSPLYDRNNPYNNRDPRLDFNIMISDRTVFRGRTYSAKPGTTFVDRLDQYPGVWSGYAIYKFLEDDPNVATTSNDGNNFPLIRYAEVLLGYLESRLESGTGVDQALLDATVNKVRGRATVRMPAVTTLDQTALRTIVRRERRVEFAFEGLRYYDCLRWGIIASENNQQFTGMKLNNTPGYQVDADGYYIYKKRSFVVGKNELWPIPQSERDLNPQLTQNPGY; encoded by the coding sequence ATGAAAAAAATATTCAATATAAAATTATTGTTAAAAACATCGGTAGCCTTAGGCGTAGCGATGGCTTTTACAACCGGCTGCAAAAAGAATTTTTTAGACAGACAACCGCTCTCGGCCATATCAGACGCAACTTTTTGGAAAACGGCTAATGATGCAACATTAGCACTTAACGGCGTTTATGATACGGGTGCTGGCTTTACAAATTATAATTTTTGGTCGGGTCTGGGTATGATTAATTTGGATCTTGCCGCAGGTAACGGATCAGAAAAGGAATCTTTACCAGATAACATTACCAATGGGGCACTGAACACTGCCAATGGTGTTACCGGTACTTATTACAGCTCAAGTTATAGGCAAATTGCCCGCTGCAATAACTTTCTGGCTAATATTGGTCAGGTGCCTATGGATGCCAGCACTAAAAATATCATGATTGCAGAAGTAAGAGCTATTCGTGCTTATGATTACTTTAATCTTGCACTTTATTTTGGCGACGTTCCGTTAGTTCAAAAACTCTTATCGACAGCAGAAGCTAACAGTGTAACCCGTACTCCAAAAGCTGATGTTTGGGCTTTTTGTGAAACTGAACTAAAAGCCGCTGCTACTGCATTGCCCAATACTGTACCGGCAGCCCAACAAGGGCATATGACAGCAGCCAGCACACTGGCTATATTAGGCAGGTTGCAAATGGCCCAGAAAAAATGGACTGATGCAGCAACAACTTACAAAGCGATTATTGATATGAATGCCTATTCTATTGATTCGCGTTACCGGGAATTATTTCTTAATGCCGGCGAAAATAGTCCGGAGGTTTTACTTTCAATGCAGTATATAAGAGATACTTATAGCCATGCTTTATTGCAATACCTTACCCCCGAAACTTGGGGAGGCTGGCACCAATTCTCGCCGTTTAATGAGTTGGTGAAAGACTTTGAATGTATTGATGGCAGGCCGATTACACAATCACCATTGTACGACAGAAACAACCCCTATAATAACCGCGACCCAAGGCTGGACTTCAACATCATGATTTCTGACCGCACGGTGTTCCGGGGCCGTACCTATTCTGCCAAGCCAGGTACTACTTTTGTTGACCGCCTGGATCAATATCCCGGTGTTTGGAGTGGCTATGCGATTTACAAGTTTTTGGAAGATGATCCTAACGTAGCAACAACATCTAACGACGGTAACAATTTTCCACTGATTCGTTATGCAGAGGTGTTACTTGGTTACCTCGAATCCAGGCTGGAATCAGGAACTGGTGTAGACCAGGCTTTATTAGACGCTACAGTTAACAAAGTTAGAGGCAGAGCGACTGTACGTATGCCAGCAGTAACTACTTTAGACCAAACTGCTTTGCGCACGATAGTGCGGAGAGAGCGCCGTGTAGAATTTGCCTTTGAAGGCCTGCGTTACTACGATTGCTTGCGTTGGGGCATTATAGCAAGCGAAAACAACCAGCAGTTTACAGGTATGAAATTAAATAATACGCCGGGTTATCAGGTTGATGCTGATGGTTATTATATCTATAAAAAAAGAAGCTTTGTTGTTGGCAAAAACGAATTGTGGCCAATTCCACAATCAGAGCGTGATCTAAATCCACAACTCACGCAAAATCCTGGATATTGA
- a CDS encoding VF530 family protein produces the protein MQQQANNPLHGKTLEAILNELVSYYGWTELGARIRINCFNDNPSIKSSLKFLRKTDWARKKVEDLYVSTSFSN, from the coding sequence ATGCAACAGCAAGCCAATAACCCGCTTCACGGTAAAACGTTAGAAGCTATATTGAACGAGTTGGTATCCTATTATGGATGGACAGAACTCGGGGCACGCATTCGCATTAATTGTTTTAATGACAACCCCAGCATCAAATCGAGCCTTAAGTTTTTAAGGAAAACCGATTGGGCAAGAAAAAAGGTAGAAGACTTATATGTTTCTACCTCTTTTAGTAACTGA